The DNA region CGCAAGGCTCGCCAGGAGGATCGCCCATGAGCATCGACTGGCACGGGGCCTGGCAGGCCATCGCCCACCATCCGCTGTTCGGCGTCGGCCTGACGCTGGCGGCCTACCAGCTGTCCATCTCCCTGTACGAGAAGACCCGCCTGATGTTCCTGCAGCCGGTGCTGGTGTCCATGGCCCTGGTGATCGCGGTGCTGGTGCCCCTGGGCATCGGCTACGAGGAGTACCGTCAGAGCACCACGCTGCTGACATTGCTGCTCGGGCCGGCCACCGTAGCGCTGGCGGTGCCGCTGTTCCTCAACCTCAAGCGCATCCGCCAGTTGTTCTGGCCGACGCTGATCACCCTGTTCATCGGTGGCCTGGTTGCTACGGTTATGGGTGTGGGCCTGGCCTGGGCCTTCGGTGCCGAGCACATGATGCTGATGACCATGGCGCCGAAGTCGGTGACCTCGCCCATCGCCATGCTGGTGGCCGAGCAGATCGGCGGGGTGGCGGCGCTGGCGGCGGTGTTCGTGCTGATCACCGGCGTCATCGGCGCGACCCTGGGGCCGGAGCTGCTGCGTCGTATCGGTGTGCGCCATCCGGCGGCACAGGGCATGGCGCTGGGCATCACCGCTCACGCCGTGGGGACTGCGCGGGCGTTGCAGGAGGGCGAGGAATGCGGCGCCTTCGCGGCGCTGGCGATGAGCCTGATGGGTGTGGCCACCGCGGTGCTGTTGCCGCTGGCCGTTGCGATGGTCGTATGAGGTCGTGTCGATGAATCTGCCGCTGTTTCCGCTCAATACCGTGCTCTTCCCCGGCTGCGCGCTCGACCTGCAGCTGTTCGAGGCGCGCTACCTGGACATGATCGGCCGCTGCATGAAGCAGGGCACCGGTTTCGGCGTGGTCTGCATCCTCGAGGGCGAGGAGGTGGGCGAGGCGGCGAGCCGTTTCGCCGGCACGGGTTGCGAGGCGGTCATCCGTGATTTCCAGCAACTGCCCA from Pseudomonas tohonis includes:
- a CDS encoding LrgB family protein translates to MDWHGAWQAIAHHPLFGVGLTLAAYQLSISLYEKTRLMFLQPVLVSMALVIAVLVPLGIGYEEYRQSTTLLTLLLGPATVALAVPLFLNLKRIRQLFWPTLITLFIGGLVATVMGVGLAWAFGAEHMMLMTMAPKSVTSPIAMLVAEQIGGVAALAAVFVLITGVIGATLGPELLRRIGVRHPAAQGMALGITAHAVGTARALQEGEECGAFAALAMSLMGVATAVLLPLAVAMVV